A window of the Streptomyces sp. JB150 genome harbors these coding sequences:
- a CDS encoding endonuclease/exonuclease/phosphatase family protein: MPLLPDSRTEPDGSAVVRVLGYNIRSMRDDTDALARVIAACAPDLVLVQEAPRFFRWRKKLARLARAADLVILSGGGTAAGPALLCSLRATVERTEDVLLPLTPGLHRRGLATAVVRFAGARLGVVSCHLSLRQDERYAQGGMVLDRLAALGVEHAVVGGDVNERPGGRTFRRLAAELQDCWATSPWGGEFTSTPAAPHQRIDAIFATKGVEVLGCGVPLGHPGVSEDDLRAATDHLPVLAALRIPAG, from the coding sequence ATGCCGTTGCTGCCCGACTCCCGTACCGAACCCGACGGTTCCGCCGTCGTCCGCGTCCTCGGCTACAACATCCGGTCGATGCGGGACGACACCGACGCGCTCGCCCGGGTGATTGCCGCCTGCGCCCCGGACCTGGTCCTGGTGCAGGAAGCGCCCCGCTTCTTCCGCTGGCGCAAGAAGCTGGCCCGGCTCGCCCGCGCCGCCGACCTCGTGATCCTCTCCGGTGGCGGAACGGCCGCCGGACCGGCCCTGCTGTGCTCGCTGCGGGCCACCGTCGAGCGCACCGAGGACGTCCTGCTGCCGCTCACCCCCGGTCTGCACCGGCGCGGGCTCGCCACCGCCGTCGTACGGTTCGCGGGCGCCCGCCTGGGGGTGGTGAGCTGCCACCTCAGCCTGCGCCAGGACGAGCGCTACGCGCAGGGCGGCATGGTGCTCGACCGGCTCGCCGCGCTGGGCGTCGAGCACGCCGTCGTCGGCGGGGACGTCAACGAGCGCCCCGGCGGCCGGACCTTCCGGCGGCTCGCCGCCGAACTCCAGGACTGCTGGGCCACCAGCCCCTGGGGCGGCGAGTTCACCTCCACCCCCGCCGCGCCGCACCAGCGCATCGACGCGATCTTCGCGACCAAGGGCGTCGAGGTGCTGGGCTGCGGGGTGCCCCTCGGCCACCCCGGCGTCTCGGAGGACGACCTGAGGGCGGCCACGGACCACCTCCCGGTCCTGGCCGCCCTCAGAATCCCGGCGGGCTGA
- a CDS encoding alpha/beta fold hydrolase, producing the protein MPVLPGAEPYRHEGGEAGVLLCHGFTGSPQSLRPWAEYLADRGLTVTLPLLPGHGSRWEDMQLTGWQDWYAEVDRELGALRRRCATVFVAGLSMGGALALRLAARHGDAISGVVVVNPANRVHGLSAYALPVARHLVRTTRGIASDIAKPGSVEIGYDRVPLHAAHSLRAFFRIVDRELPRVTQPLLLLRSPQDHVVPPADSARVLSRVSSTDVTELLLEQSYHVATLDHDADRIFEESLAFIGRLAPSVGAGKEGTATGG; encoded by the coding sequence GTGCCGGTCCTTCCTGGAGCCGAGCCGTACCGCCACGAGGGCGGAGAGGCCGGCGTCCTGCTCTGCCACGGCTTCACCGGTTCCCCGCAGTCGCTGCGCCCCTGGGCGGAGTATCTCGCCGACCGCGGCCTGACCGTCACCCTGCCGCTGCTCCCCGGGCACGGCTCCCGCTGGGAGGACATGCAGCTCACCGGCTGGCAGGACTGGTACGCGGAGGTGGACCGCGAGCTGGGCGCCCTGCGCCGGCGCTGCGCCACGGTGTTCGTGGCGGGGCTGTCCATGGGCGGCGCCCTCGCGCTGCGGCTCGCCGCCCGGCACGGCGACGCGATCAGCGGCGTGGTCGTCGTCAACCCGGCGAACAGGGTGCACGGCCTGTCCGCGTACGCCCTGCCGGTCGCCCGCCACCTGGTCCGCACCACCCGCGGCATCGCCAGCGACATCGCCAAGCCGGGCAGCGTGGAGATCGGCTACGACCGGGTGCCGCTGCACGCGGCGCACTCCCTGCGGGCCTTCTTCCGGATCGTCGACCGCGAACTGCCGCGAGTGACCCAGCCGCTTCTGCTGCTGCGCAGCCCGCAGGACCATGTGGTGCCGCCCGCCGACTCGGCCCGTGTCCTCAGCCGGGTGTCGTCCACGGACGTCACCGAGCTGCTGCTGGAACAGAGCTACCACGTGGCGACGTTGGACCACGACGCGGACCGGATCTTCGAGGAAAGCCTGGCGTTCATCGGCCGGCTCGCACCCAGTGTCGGCGCCGGCAAGGAAGGGACGGCCACAGGTGGCTGA
- a CDS encoding lysophospholipid acyltransferase family protein, giving the protein MKVTIGGSLKLVFRPWVEGLENVPAEGPAILASNHLSFSDSFFLPAVLDRKVTFIAKAEYFTTPGVKGRLTAAFFKGVGQLPVDRSGARGAGEAAVRSGIEVIERGELFGIYPEGTRSPDGRLYRGKPGGLARVALATGAPVIPVAMIDTEKIQPPGKVVPKVMRPGIRIGKPLDFSRYQGMEHDRFVLRAVTDEVMYEIMKLSGQEYVDIYATAAKRQIAEAAKAEKEAAKAARAALAQAEKEQAEKEKAHREQTDR; this is encoded by the coding sequence ATGAAGGTCACCATCGGAGGGTCGCTGAAGCTCGTCTTCAGGCCCTGGGTGGAGGGCCTGGAGAACGTTCCCGCCGAGGGCCCGGCGATCCTCGCGAGCAATCACCTGTCCTTCTCGGACTCCTTCTTCCTGCCGGCGGTGCTCGACCGGAAGGTCACCTTCATCGCGAAGGCCGAGTACTTCACGACGCCCGGCGTCAAGGGACGGCTGACCGCCGCGTTCTTCAAGGGCGTCGGCCAGCTCCCGGTGGACCGCTCCGGCGCGCGCGGCGCGGGCGAGGCGGCCGTCCGCAGCGGCATCGAGGTGATCGAGCGCGGCGAGCTGTTCGGGATCTACCCGGAGGGCACCCGCTCGCCCGACGGGCGGCTCTACCGCGGCAAGCCGGGCGGCCTGGCGCGCGTGGCGCTCGCCACCGGCGCGCCCGTCATCCCGGTCGCCATGATCGACACGGAGAAGATCCAGCCGCCCGGCAAGGTGGTGCCCAAGGTCATGCGGCCCGGCATCCGCATCGGCAAGCCGCTGGACTTCAGCCGCTACCAGGGCATGGAACACGACCGGTTCGTGCTCCGCGCGGTGACCGACGAGGTCATGTACGAGATCATGAAGCTGTCCGGCCAGGAGTACGTCGACATCTACGCGACCGCCGCCAAGCGGCAGATCGCGGAGGCGGCGAAGGCCGAGAAGGAGGCCGCGAAGGCGGCCAGGGCCGCGCTCGCGCAGGCCGAGAAGGAACAGGCCGAGAAGGAGAAGGCGCACCGGGAGCAGACGGACCGGTGA
- a CDS encoding DUF5931 domain-containing protein yields the protein MARRERVMRMSVEQPLWRALAGYRVLTMLYAVGLFCTAYDEFARPWVAVAFYAVLAVWTLATLPKVAGEAACTKRFLAVDLTIAVTGILLTLVADTQERIHDGGPTLPSIWTAGSVLAFAIKGGWRWAAVASTAVAVANLVERGAPVRDTVHNVILVWVASIAIGYVVEVARASERTLARALEIEAATRERERLARDIHDSVLQVLAMVKRRGAALGGEAAELGRLAGEQEVALRTLVSGGLVPVSRVSEDTAQGAVVRTVEEPDDPEAPVDLRALLMPYAGARVSVAEPGAPVTLPANAARELAAAVGAALDNVARHAGEHARAWLLIEDWPDEVIVTVRDDGPGIPEGRLAQAEGEGRMGVALSIRGRLRDLGGSAELVSTPGQGTEVELRVPKSGTTSETTARGRR from the coding sequence ATGGCCAGGCGCGAGAGAGTCATGAGGATGTCGGTCGAGCAGCCGCTGTGGCGTGCCCTGGCCGGCTACCGGGTGCTGACCATGCTGTACGCGGTCGGCTTGTTCTGCACCGCCTACGACGAGTTCGCCCGCCCCTGGGTCGCCGTCGCCTTCTACGCCGTCCTCGCCGTGTGGACCCTGGCGACCCTGCCCAAGGTCGCGGGCGAGGCGGCCTGCACCAAGCGGTTCCTCGCCGTCGACCTCACCATCGCCGTCACCGGCATCCTGCTCACCCTCGTCGCCGACACCCAGGAGCGCATCCACGACGGCGGCCCGACCCTGCCGTCGATATGGACCGCCGGTTCCGTCCTCGCCTTCGCCATCAAGGGCGGCTGGCGGTGGGCGGCCGTCGCCTCCACCGCGGTCGCCGTCGCCAACCTGGTCGAACGCGGCGCCCCGGTCCGCGACACCGTCCACAACGTGATCCTGGTCTGGGTCGCCTCCATCGCCATCGGCTACGTCGTCGAGGTCGCCCGCGCCTCCGAGCGCACCCTCGCGCGCGCCCTGGAGATCGAGGCCGCGACCCGGGAGCGGGAGCGGCTGGCCCGCGACATCCACGACAGCGTGCTGCAGGTGCTGGCCATGGTGAAGCGCCGCGGGGCCGCCCTCGGCGGTGAGGCCGCCGAGCTGGGGCGCCTCGCCGGGGAGCAGGAGGTGGCGCTGCGCACCCTGGTCTCCGGTGGCCTGGTCCCGGTCTCCCGCGTCTCGGAGGACACCGCCCAGGGCGCGGTCGTCCGGACGGTGGAGGAGCCCGACGACCCCGAGGCGCCGGTCGATCTGCGCGCGCTGCTGATGCCGTACGCCGGCGCCCGGGTCAGCGTCGCCGAACCCGGCGCCCCGGTCACCCTGCCGGCGAACGCCGCGCGGGAGCTGGCCGCGGCCGTCGGCGCCGCCCTGGACAACGTGGCGCGGCACGCGGGCGAGCACGCGCGCGCGTGGCTCCTCATCGAGGATTGGCCGGACGAGGTGATCGTGACCGTACGGGACGACGGTCCGGGCATCCCCGAGGGACGGCTCGCGCAGGCCGAGGGCGAGGGACGGATGGGCGTGGCCCTGTCCATCCGCGGCCGGCTGCGCGACCTGGGCGGCAGCGCCGAGCTGGTGTCCACGCCCGGCCAGGGCACCGAGGTGGAACTGCGGGTTCCGAAGAGCGGGACGACGAGCGAGACGACGGCACGGGGGAGACGATGA
- a CDS encoding response regulator transcription factor, whose protein sequence is MSEQRPIKVMVVDDHPMWRDAVARDLTEHGFEVVATAGDGEQAVRRARAAAPDVLVLDLNLPAKPGVQVCKEVVAADPGLRVLVLSASGEHADVLEAVKSGATGYLLKSASTEELLDAVRRTAAGDPVFTPGLAGLVLGEYRRLASEPAPAPDTDRPGAPRLTERETEVLRLVAKGLSYKQIAERLVISHRTVQNHVQNTLGKLQLHNRVELVRYAIERGLDEE, encoded by the coding sequence ATGAGCGAGCAGCGGCCGATCAAGGTGATGGTGGTCGACGACCACCCCATGTGGCGCGACGCGGTCGCCCGTGACCTGACCGAGCACGGCTTCGAGGTGGTGGCCACCGCGGGCGACGGCGAGCAGGCCGTGCGCCGTGCCCGGGCCGCCGCCCCCGACGTGCTCGTCCTCGACCTGAACCTGCCCGCCAAGCCCGGCGTGCAGGTCTGCAAGGAGGTCGTCGCCGCCGACCCCGGCCTGCGCGTGCTGGTGCTGTCCGCGAGCGGTGAGCACGCCGACGTGCTGGAGGCGGTCAAGTCCGGCGCCACCGGCTACCTGCTGAAGTCGGCGTCCACCGAGGAACTGCTGGACGCGGTGCGCCGCACCGCCGCCGGCGACCCGGTGTTCACGCCGGGCCTGGCGGGCCTGGTCCTCGGCGAGTACCGGCGGCTGGCCTCCGAGCCCGCGCCCGCTCCCGACACCGACCGGCCGGGCGCGCCCCGCCTGACCGAGCGGGAGACGGAGGTGCTGCGCCTGGTCGCCAAGGGCCTGAGCTACAAGCAGATCGCCGAACGCCTCGTCATCTCCCACCGCACGGTGCAGAACCACGTCCAGAACACCCTCGGCAAGCTCCAGCTGCACAACCGCGTGGAGCTGGTGCGGTACGCCATAGAGCGCGGCCTGGACGAGGAGTAG
- a CDS encoding 6-phosphofructokinase has product MRVGVLTGGGDCPGLNAVIRGIVRKGVQSYGYDFTGYRDGWRGPLEGDVTPLDIPAVRGILPRGGTILGSSRTNPLKDDDGVRRIRGNLAKQGVDALIVIGGEDTLGVAARLHGEYGIPCVGVPKTIDNDLSATDYTFGFDTAVSIATEAIDRLHTTAESHMRVLVVEVMGRHTGWIALHSGLAGGANVILIPEQRFDVDQVCAWVTSRFRASYAPIVVVAEGAVPKDGAMVLKDGTLDSFGHVRLSGVGEWLAKEIESRTGKEARTTVLGHVQRGGTPSAFDRWLATRFGLHAIDCVRDGDFGSMVALRGTDIVRVPLAEATARLKRVKPELYEEVGVFFG; this is encoded by the coding sequence ATGCGGGTCGGAGTACTGACCGGAGGCGGCGACTGCCCCGGGCTCAACGCCGTCATCCGGGGCATCGTCCGCAAGGGCGTGCAGAGTTACGGCTACGACTTCACCGGCTACCGGGACGGCTGGCGCGGCCCCCTGGAGGGCGACGTCACCCCCCTGGACATCCCCGCCGTGCGCGGCATCCTCCCGCGCGGCGGCACCATCCTCGGCTCCTCGCGCACCAACCCGCTCAAGGACGACGACGGCGTCCGCCGGATCCGCGGGAACCTCGCGAAACAGGGGGTGGACGCGCTGATCGTGATCGGCGGCGAGGACACCCTCGGGGTCGCCGCCCGGCTGCACGGCGAGTACGGGATCCCCTGCGTGGGCGTCCCGAAGACGATAGACAACGACCTGTCCGCCACCGACTACACCTTCGGCTTCGACACGGCCGTCTCCATCGCCACCGAGGCCATCGACCGGCTGCACACCACCGCCGAGTCCCATATGCGCGTCCTGGTGGTGGAGGTGATGGGCCGTCACACCGGCTGGATCGCCCTGCACTCCGGGCTGGCCGGTGGCGCCAACGTCATCCTCATCCCCGAGCAGCGCTTCGACGTCGACCAGGTGTGCGCGTGGGTCACCTCCCGGTTCCGGGCGTCGTACGCGCCGATCGTGGTCGTCGCCGAGGGCGCCGTGCCGAAGGACGGCGCCATGGTGCTCAAGGACGGGACGCTGGACTCCTTCGGGCACGTGCGGCTGTCCGGCGTCGGCGAGTGGCTGGCCAAGGAGATCGAGAGCCGCACCGGCAAGGAGGCCCGGACGACCGTCCTCGGCCATGTGCAGCGCGGCGGCACGCCCAGCGCCTTCGACCGGTGGCTCGCCACCCGCTTCGGACTGCACGCCATCGACTGCGTCCGCGACGGCGACTTCGGCAGCATGGTCGCCCTGCGCGGCACGGACATCGTCCGCGTGCCCCTCGCCGAGGCGACCGCCCGGCTCAAACGAGTGAAGCCGGAACTCTACGAGGAGGTCGGGGTGTTCTTCGGCTGA
- a CDS encoding 2-hydroxyacid dehydrogenase, whose product MEILAFGVQADEKPLIEDAFPDPYQVRCLDVFLNEDTAPIAAGYEAVSTSVNADLGARVLEILAAGGTRMIAQRSTGFNNVDLPTAERLGMTVARVSYYSPYAVAEFAWALALAVDRRVVRASTRTRDFDFRLDGLMGRDLHGRTAGVLGTGKIGEAFARIAHGFGMRLLGWDIAENPACMQLGMAYVPRERLLAESDLVTLHVPLMPQTLHLIDAAALRTMKDDAILVNTSRGGLIDTAALVTELREGRFTGVGLDVYEAEAGLFFLDKSLEAVGDDTLARLVTFPNVLVTSHQAYYTRDAVGQIAETTARNVLDYRAGRRSENVLVPRS is encoded by the coding sequence GTGGAGATCCTGGCGTTCGGCGTGCAGGCCGACGAGAAGCCCCTGATCGAGGACGCGTTCCCGGACCCGTACCAGGTCCGCTGTCTGGACGTCTTCCTCAACGAGGACACCGCCCCCATCGCCGCCGGCTACGAGGCCGTCTCCACCAGCGTCAACGCCGACCTCGGCGCCCGCGTCCTGGAGATCCTCGCGGCCGGCGGCACCCGGATGATCGCCCAGCGCTCCACCGGCTTCAACAACGTCGACCTGCCGACCGCCGAACGCCTCGGCATGACCGTCGCCCGCGTCTCGTACTACTCGCCGTACGCGGTCGCCGAGTTCGCCTGGGCCCTCGCCCTGGCCGTCGACCGCCGTGTCGTCCGCGCCTCCACCCGCACCCGCGACTTCGACTTCCGCCTCGACGGGCTGATGGGCCGCGACCTGCACGGCCGTACCGCCGGCGTCCTCGGCACCGGCAAGATCGGCGAGGCGTTCGCCCGGATCGCCCACGGCTTCGGCATGCGGCTGCTCGGCTGGGACATCGCCGAGAACCCCGCCTGCATGCAGCTGGGCATGGCGTACGTCCCCAGGGAACGGCTGCTCGCCGAGTCCGACCTGGTCACCCTGCACGTCCCGCTGATGCCGCAGACCCTGCACCTGATCGACGCCGCGGCGCTGAGGACGATGAAGGACGACGCGATCCTGGTGAACACCAGCCGCGGCGGCCTGATCGACACCGCGGCCCTCGTCACCGAGCTGCGCGAGGGCCGCTTCACGGGCGTCGGCCTCGACGTGTACGAGGCGGAGGCCGGGCTGTTCTTCCTCGACAAGTCCCTGGAGGCCGTCGGGGACGACACCCTGGCCCGCCTCGTCACCTTCCCGAACGTCCTGGTCACCTCCCACCAGGCGTACTACACGCGGGACGCCGTCGGGCAGATCGCCGAGACGACCGCCCGCAACGTCCTCGACTACCGCGCGGGCCGCCGCTCGGAGAACGTGCTGGTGCCGCGCAGCTGA
- a CDS encoding anthranilate synthase family protein, which translates to MDLAQLAHDPRPFALLRRRTPGHDHDTVELLIGSVTEYDRLADLPDEGLALVPFRQIRERGFDVRDDGTPLAVLVPEESYAVPLADALAQLPAHAVRVEDGGFDVADEEYARIVGRVLEEEIGRGEGANFVIRRTYEGRIPGFGRADALALFRRLLAGERGAYWTFVVHTGERTLVGASPEVHVRMSGGTVVMNPISGTYRYPAEGPTPEHLLGFLADGKEIEELSMVVDEELKMMCTVGDRGGVVVGPRLREMAHLAHTEYELRGRSSLDVREVLRQTMFAATVTGSPVQNACRVIERYEPLGRDGVGRGYYAGALALLGRDFGGAQTLDSPILIRTADIDAAGRLRVPVGATLVRGSDPASEVAETHAKAAGVLAALGVREPRPRREAVRPRLADDPRVRAALDGRRASLAPFWLRMQDRSSELEGHALVVDAEDTFTAMLAHVLRSGGLEVTVRRYDEPGLREAVLAHEGPLVLGPGPGNPGDAGDPKMRFLRELTADVLRGHRHGVLGVCLGHELIAAELGLEIVRKEVPYQGAQTRIDLFGRPETVGFYNSFVARCDDRAAAALAARGVEVSRAANGEVHAVRGPGFAGTQFHPESVLTLNGAEVVRELVGQLRGTSTFSERRPAR; encoded by the coding sequence ATGGACCTGGCACAGCTGGCACACGATCCCCGGCCGTTCGCCCTGCTCCGGCGCCGCACCCCCGGGCACGACCACGACACGGTGGAGCTGCTGATCGGTTCGGTGACGGAGTACGACCGGCTCGCCGACCTGCCCGACGAAGGGCTGGCGCTCGTGCCGTTCCGGCAGATCCGCGAGCGCGGCTTCGACGTCCGCGACGACGGCACCCCGCTGGCGGTGCTGGTCCCCGAGGAGTCGTACGCCGTGCCGCTCGCCGACGCCCTGGCGCAGCTGCCGGCGCACGCGGTGCGCGTCGAGGACGGCGGGTTCGACGTCGCCGACGAGGAGTACGCGCGGATCGTCGGGCGGGTGCTGGAGGAGGAGATCGGGCGCGGTGAGGGCGCGAACTTCGTGATCCGGCGGACGTACGAGGGGCGGATCCCGGGGTTCGGGCGCGCCGACGCGCTGGCGCTGTTCCGGCGGCTGCTGGCGGGTGAGCGGGGCGCGTACTGGACGTTCGTGGTGCACACCGGGGAGCGGACGCTGGTGGGGGCGAGCCCCGAGGTGCATGTGCGGATGTCCGGCGGCACGGTCGTGATGAACCCGATCAGCGGGACGTACCGCTACCCCGCCGAAGGGCCGACGCCCGAACATCTGCTCGGTTTTCTCGCCGACGGCAAGGAGATCGAGGAGCTGTCGATGGTCGTCGACGAGGAGCTGAAGATGATGTGCACCGTCGGCGACCGGGGCGGGGTGGTCGTCGGGCCGCGGCTGAGGGAGATGGCGCACCTCGCCCACACCGAGTACGAGCTGCGCGGGCGCTCCTCGCTGGACGTGCGGGAGGTGCTGAGGCAGACCATGTTCGCGGCGACCGTGACCGGCTCGCCGGTGCAGAACGCCTGCCGGGTCATCGAGCGGTACGAGCCGCTCGGGCGGGACGGGGTGGGGCGCGGCTACTACGCGGGCGCGCTGGCCCTGCTCGGGCGGGACTTCGGCGGGGCGCAGACCCTGGACTCGCCCATCCTGATCCGGACCGCGGACATCGACGCGGCCGGGCGGCTGCGGGTGCCGGTCGGCGCGACGCTGGTGCGCGGCTCGGACCCGGCGAGCGAGGTCGCGGAGACCCACGCGAAGGCGGCCGGGGTGCTGGCCGCGCTCGGCGTGCGGGAGCCGCGGCCGCGGCGGGAGGCGGTACGGCCGCGGCTGGCCGACGATCCGCGGGTGCGGGCCGCGCTGGACGGGCGGCGGGCCTCGCTGGCGCCGTTCTGGCTGCGGATGCAGGACCGGTCGTCCGAGCTGGAGGGGCACGCGCTGGTCGTCGACGCGGAGGACACCTTCACGGCGATGCTCGCGCACGTGCTGCGCTCGGGCGGGCTGGAGGTGACCGTGCGGCGGTACGACGAGCCGGGGCTGCGGGAGGCGGTGCTCGCGCACGAGGGGCCGCTGGTGCTGGGCCCCGGTCCCGGGAACCCGGGTGACGCCGGTGATCCGAAGATGCGGTTCCTGCGGGAGCTGACCGCGGACGTCCTGCGCGGGCACCGGCACGGGGTGCTCGGCGTCTGCCTCGGGCACGAGCTGATCGCGGCGGAGCTGGGGCTGGAGATCGTCCGCAAGGAGGTGCCGTACCAGGGGGCGCAGACCCGGATCGATCTGTTCGGGCGGCCGGAGACCGTCGGCTTCTACAACAGCTTCGTGGCCCGCTGCGACGACCGGGCGGCGGCCGCGCTGGCGGCACGCGGGGTGGAGGTGAGCCGGGCCGCGAACGGGGAGGTGCACGCGGTGCGCGGGCCGGGCTTCGCGGGCACGCAGTTCCACCCGGAGTCGGTGCTGACCCTGAACGGGGCGGAGGTGGTGCGGGAGCTGGTCGGTCAGCTGCGCGGCACCAGCACGTTCTCCGAGCGGCGGCCCGCGCGGTAG
- a CDS encoding 3-deoxy-7-phosphoheptulonate synthase class II, with amino-acid sequence MTVNAKTSASAGNTWRNLPAAQQPEYPDPEALRKVIADLESYPPLVFAGECDQLRARMAAVAKGEAFLLQGGDCAEAFDAVSADHIRNKLKTLLQMGAVLTYAASVPVVKVGRIAGQYSKPRSKPTETRDGVTLPVYRGDSVNGFDFTEESRIPDPERLKRMYHASASTLNLVRAFTTGGYADLRQVHAWNQDFVKSSPSGQRYEQLAREIDNALNFMHACGADPEEFKTVEFYASHEALLLDYESALTRVDSRTGQLYDVSAHMVWIGERTRQLDHAHIEFASRIRNPIGIKLGPTTTAEEALQYIERLDPEREPGRLTFIVRMGADKIRDRLPELVEKVTASGAVVAWVTDPMHGNTFEAASGHKTRRFDDVLDEVKGFFEIHKALGTHPGGIHVELTGDDVTECVGGGDEIFVDDLHQRYETACDPRLNRSQSLDLAFLVAEMYRDQ; translated from the coding sequence GTGACCGTGAACGCTAAGACCAGCGCGAGCGCTGGCAACACCTGGCGAAACCTGCCCGCGGCGCAGCAGCCCGAGTACCCCGACCCCGAGGCTCTGCGCAAGGTGATCGCGGACCTCGAGTCGTATCCGCCGCTCGTCTTCGCGGGCGAGTGCGACCAGCTGCGCGCCCGGATGGCGGCCGTCGCCAAGGGAGAGGCGTTCCTCCTCCAGGGCGGCGACTGTGCCGAGGCGTTCGACGCGGTGTCCGCCGATCACATCCGCAACAAGCTCAAGACCCTGCTCCAGATGGGCGCCGTGCTGACGTACGCCGCCTCCGTGCCCGTGGTGAAGGTGGGCCGGATCGCCGGCCAGTACTCCAAGCCGCGCTCCAAGCCGACCGAGACCCGCGACGGGGTGACCCTGCCGGTCTACCGCGGCGACTCGGTCAACGGATTCGACTTCACCGAGGAGTCCCGGATCCCGGACCCGGAGCGGCTGAAGCGGATGTACCACGCGTCCGCCTCCACGCTGAACCTGGTGCGCGCCTTCACCACCGGCGGGTACGCCGACCTGCGCCAGGTGCACGCCTGGAACCAGGACTTCGTGAAGTCGTCCCCGTCGGGCCAGCGCTACGAGCAGCTGGCGCGCGAGATCGACAACGCGCTGAACTTCATGCACGCCTGCGGGGCCGACCCGGAGGAGTTCAAGACCGTCGAGTTCTACGCCTCGCACGAGGCGCTGCTGCTCGACTACGAGTCCGCGCTCACCCGCGTCGACTCGCGCACCGGTCAGCTCTACGACGTCTCCGCGCACATGGTGTGGATCGGTGAGCGCACCCGGCAGCTGGACCACGCGCACATCGAGTTCGCCTCGCGGATCCGCAACCCGATCGGCATCAAGCTCGGCCCGACGACGACGGCCGAGGAGGCGCTGCAGTACATCGAGCGCCTGGACCCGGAGCGCGAGCCGGGCCGGCTGACCTTCATCGTCCGGATGGGCGCGGACAAGATCCGCGACCGGCTCCCCGAGCTGGTGGAGAAGGTCACCGCGTCCGGCGCGGTGGTGGCCTGGGTGACCGACCCGATGCACGGCAACACCTTCGAGGCGGCCTCCGGGCACAAAACCCGCCGCTTCGACGACGTGCTCGACGAGGTCAAGGGCTTCTTCGAGATCCACAAGGCCCTCGGCACCCACCCGGGCGGCATCCACGTCGAGCTGACCGGCGACGACGTCACCGAGTGCGTGGGCGGCGGCGACGAGATCTTCGTCGACGACCTGCACCAGCGCTACGAGACGGCCTGCGACCCGCGGCTCAACCGCAGCCAGTCGCTGGACCTGGCGTTCCTCGTCGCGGAGATGTACCGCGACCAGTGA
- a CDS encoding (2Fe-2S)-binding protein encodes MNRVYVCSCFGVTEQQVKQHAENGACTPRQIASACKAGTDCGSCVRRIQALLGRGSCPRRELADQGKPVLSEISEAAA; translated from the coding sequence GTGAACCGCGTGTACGTCTGCTCTTGCTTCGGCGTCACCGAGCAGCAGGTCAAGCAGCACGCGGAGAACGGCGCCTGCACCCCTCGCCAGATAGCCTCCGCCTGCAAGGCGGGCACCGACTGCGGCTCGTGCGTCCGCCGGATCCAGGCACTCCTCGGCCGGGGCTCCTGCCCCCGCCGCGAGCTGGCCGACCAGGGCAAGCCGGTCCTCTCGGAGATCAGCGAAGCCGCCGCCTGA
- the bfr gene encoding bacterioferritin, producing MQGDPEVLEFLNEQLTGELTAINQYWLHYRIQDNKGWTKLAKYTREESIDEMKHADRITERILMLDGLPNYQRLFHVRVGQTVTEMFQADRQIEVEAIDRLKRGIEVMRAKGDITSANLFEAILEDEEHHIDYLDTQLELIDKIGEALYIAQQIEQPS from the coding sequence ATGCAGGGCGACCCCGAGGTCCTCGAATTCCTGAACGAGCAGCTGACCGGCGAGCTGACGGCGATCAACCAGTACTGGCTGCACTACCGGATCCAGGACAACAAAGGCTGGACCAAGCTCGCCAAGTACACGCGTGAAGAGTCCATCGACGAGATGAAGCACGCGGACCGGATCACCGAGCGCATCCTCATGCTGGACGGGCTGCCCAATTACCAGCGCCTGTTCCATGTGCGGGTCGGCCAGACGGTGACCGAGATGTTCCAGGCCGACCGGCAGATCGAGGTGGAGGCGATCGACCGCCTCAAGCGGGGCATCGAGGTGATGCGCGCCAAGGGCGACATCACGTCGGCGAACCTCTTCGAGGCGATCCTGGAGGACGAGGAGCACCACATCGACTATCTGGACACGCAGCTGGAGCTGATCGACAAGATCGGCGAGGCGCTGTACATCGCGCAGCAGATCGAGCAGCCGAGCTAG